A stretch of DNA from Nonlabens ponticola:
GGAACTTTTGCTAATTTCTCTACAGGTCGCGTTTATGACCAGATAAGACAAAGCATTGCTTACTCAGACAAGAATGTGAAAATTTGTGCTTCGCATTCTGGATTGACTCTAGGAGAAGATGGAGCAACACACCAGATTCTTGAGGACATTGGCCTTATGAAAATGCTGCCTGGTATGACCGTCATCAACACATGTGATTATAATCAAACCAAGGCCGCTACACTAGCCATTGCAGATCATCACGGACCAGTATATTTGAGATTTGGCCGTCCCAAGGTTGCTAACTTCACTCCTGAAGATGGTGAATTTCATATAGGCAAAGCCGTTCATTTACAAGAAGGTAGCGATGTAACTATTGTTGCGACAGGACATTTAGTTTGGGAAGCACTAGAAGCTGCTAAGGAATTGAACGAAAAAGGCATCAGTGCCGATGTGATCAACATTCACACCATCAAACCGCTCGATGAAGAAGCGATCATCAAGTCAGTCAAGAAAACAGGCTGCATCGTCACTGCTGAAGAACATAACTATTTAGGCGGATTAGGTGAAAGTGTTGCTCGTACACTTGCCCAGCATCATCCAGCACCACAGGAGTTTGTCGCTACTCAGGATACCTTTGGCGAGAGTGGAACGCCAGCGCAACTGCTAGAGAAATACGGGCTTAATGCAGCCAATATTGCTAAACAAGCAGAAAAAGTGATCGCTAGAAAATAAGCTAGCAATTGACCTAAATAAAAGACCCTTTGATTTATAAATCAAAGGGTCTTTTTATGCCTTAAATAATTTGGTTAAGAGGTGGTAACGTCTGTCGCATCATCTAGATAATCTGGAATACCATCATTATCGCTATCCTGTGCGTCCTCTGGATTACCATCGCCATTAGGGTCTGGATTCTCATCACGAGTTGGGATACCATCGTTATCATCATCTTCATCGAGATAATTGAATCGTTGACCTATTCTTCTACCCTGATTGTTCAGGATAAAATCCTCATCGGTATTATCGATATCTCCTGTTCTTACATCGCGGTCATCGTTAAGATCTTCAAACTTTGAGAAAATGCCATCGCCATCATGATCAGTAGTTTTTACTCGTCTTACCTTAAAGGTGAATATAATAGGAGAATATGCTGGAATTCCAGTTGGTGTTCCATTAAAGTAAGCAATACCAGATGGCATAAATACTGCACCAATTCCAGACCCATTGAAGTTTATTGTACCATCATCTTGAGGCTCGCTAGAATCAGCCTCCTTGAATTCTTCAAGTGCCACTGCAAATCCATCAATCGTTGACGGCAAATCAAACCACAAAGAGTTGATTGAGTTATCAAATTGAGTCAAGTCCAGTAATTTACCACTATAACTGACTAGCGCACTATCGGCAAAAGTGGCACTATTCTCACCATCTCCTTCTCGAGCCTTTAATATATAATAGGTATAATCGATATCGTCACGTGTGAGTGTGCGCGTCTCAACCTGATCAATTAATGGCGTACTGTCATCACCATCTTCAATTAAGCTAAATTCAATTTCAAAATCATCGCCATCATCTATATCATCCAACTCATCGCTATTCCATGTATGTGTACTCAAGAATTTAGTCAGCGAGTCTAAGTCTTCCTCAAACACTTCACGAGCATCTCTTATCACGATTCCAGGATCATCATCATCTGGACTACAGGAAATAACAGCTGCGATTGCAATGGCCACAATCACTAAATATTTTAAACTTTTCATAGGAGTTTTTAAGAGCGTCAAAGATAGTATTTTCGGCTATTTTTGTAGAGATAACGTGATTTTATACCTTGTCATATGCGCATCGATAAATATTTATGGTCTGTACGATACTTCAAGACAAGAAGTAAGGCCACTGCAGCTGCCAAAAAAGGTCGCCTGCGTGTGAATGGTGATGTCGTAAAACCTGCGCGAGATGTATATCCTGGCGATATGATTGTGATGCGCAAGGATCAAATAGACTACACGGTCGAGGTGCTCGACTTACCACCCAATCGGGTAGGTAACAAATTGGTAGACCTTTATAGGGTAGATCGCACACCACGAGAAAATTTTGAGGCTCGCAAAATGGTAGAACTCAATCAGGACTACTACCGCCGCAAGGGTGAAGGTCGTCCTACTAAAAAGGATCGCAGGGAACTCGATGACGTACTTGATGCTCCTCATGAAGAAGAATGATGGATGAAG
This window harbors:
- a CDS encoding transketolase family protein — protein: MKTYTNTGNKDTRSGFGAGLTQLGDTNKNVVALCADLTGSLKMNEFADRYPERFFQVGIAEANMMGIAAGLTIGGKIPFTGTFANFSTGRVYDQIRQSIAYSDKNVKICASHSGLTLGEDGATHQILEDIGLMKMLPGMTVINTCDYNQTKAATLAIADHHGPVYLRFGRPKVANFTPEDGEFHIGKAVHLQEGSDVTIVATGHLVWEALEAAKELNEKGISADVINIHTIKPLDEEAIIKSVKKTGCIVTAEEHNYLGGLGESVARTLAQHHPAPQEFVATQDTFGESGTPAQLLEKYGLNAANIAKQAEKVIARK
- a CDS encoding FKBP-type peptidyl-prolyl cis-trans isomerase, coding for MKSLKYLVIVAIAIAAVISCSPDDDDPGIVIRDAREVFEEDLDSLTKFLSTHTWNSDELDDIDDGDDFEIEFSLIEDGDDSTPLIDQVETRTLTRDDIDYTYYILKAREGDGENSATFADSALVSYSGKLLDLTQFDNSINSLWFDLPSTIDGFAVALEEFKEADSSEPQDDGTINFNGSGIGAVFMPSGIAYFNGTPTGIPAYSPIIFTFKVRRVKTTDHDGDGIFSKFEDLNDDRDVRTGDIDNTDEDFILNNQGRRIGQRFNYLDEDDDNDGIPTRDENPDPNGDGNPEDAQDSDNDGIPDYLDDATDVTTS
- a CDS encoding RNA-binding S4 domain-containing protein codes for the protein MRIDKYLWSVRYFKTRSKATAAAKKGRLRVNGDVVKPARDVYPGDMIVMRKDQIDYTVEVLDLPPNRVGNKLVDLYRVDRTPRENFEARKMVELNQDYYRRKGEGRPTKKDRRELDDVLDAPHEEE